A region of uncultured Carboxylicivirga sp. DNA encodes the following proteins:
- a CDS encoding sugar phosphate nucleotidyltransferase has protein sequence MKPTLLILAAGMGSRYGGLKQMDELGPHGESIIDYSVYDAIQSGFDKVVFVIREDFADVFKARFEPRLAGKIKTEYVYQDLKDLPEGYSVPEGREKPWGTGHAILMAKDVINEPFAIINADDFYGREAYKQVFDFVADSNDENEYAMVGYKLNNTLSEHGTVSRGVCETNADGNLVNIVERTKIGYEGEKIFFYEEDSKTELTGTEAVSMNFWAFKPNYFKKLESAFLDFLKEKGQEMKSEFYFNAVVDQLIKKGEASTKVIRTDSKWFGVTYKEDKPMVQQKIDELISSGIYPEKLW, from the coding sequence ATGAAACCAACATTACTGATTCTTGCTGCCGGCATGGGAAGCCGCTACGGAGGTCTGAAACAAATGGATGAATTAGGACCTCACGGAGAATCAATCATTGATTATTCAGTTTATGATGCAATCCAATCGGGATTCGACAAAGTTGTTTTTGTGATTCGCGAAGACTTTGCCGATGTTTTTAAAGCACGTTTCGAGCCTCGCCTGGCAGGTAAAATCAAAACCGAATATGTATACCAGGATCTGAAAGACTTGCCTGAAGGATATTCGGTACCCGAAGGTCGTGAAAAACCCTGGGGAACAGGTCATGCAATATTAATGGCAAAAGATGTCATTAACGAACCTTTTGCTATTATCAATGCTGATGATTTCTATGGCAGAGAAGCTTACAAGCAGGTTTTCGATTTTGTAGCTGATAGCAATGACGAAAATGAATATGCCATGGTTGGATACAAACTAAACAACACTTTATCAGAACATGGAACCGTTTCACGCGGAGTATGCGAAACCAATGCCGATGGTAATTTGGTAAACATTGTTGAGCGAACAAAAATTGGATACGAAGGCGAAAAGATTTTCTTTTACGAAGAAGATTCTAAAACCGAGTTAACCGGAACCGAAGCTGTTTCGATGAATTTTTGGGCATTCAAACCTAACTATTTCAAAAAGCTGGAAAGCGCCTTTCTTGATTTCTTAAAAGAAAAAGGACAGGAAATGAAATCTGAATTTTATTTCAATGCTGTGGTTGATCAATTAATAAAAAAAGGTGAAGCTTCAACTAAAGTAATCAGAACTGATTCGAAATGGTTTGGCGTTACCTACAAAGAAGACAAACCTATGGTTCAGCAAAAAATTGATGAATTGATTTCTTCAGGCATTTACCCTGAAAAACTGTGGTAA
- a CDS encoding N-acetylmuramoyl-L-alanine amidase, whose amino-acid sequence MKIKARHSYITFLFLLVPFWLLAQNTPANKSSKPQNGEGLYSFMIRNNLSPQEDLDEFLQLNKGKFGSNNSLLLHETYVIPVKQTDLFEPLFGKDREKFPVESDEMKGAVFYLISGHGGPDPGAIGQYGSYELHEDEYAYDISLRLAKKLIENGAKVHIIIQDPDDGIRDEQILKYDNHETCMGQTIPLNQMDRLIQRSKKVNELYRNDTEKYRRALILHVDSRSKRKQIDVFFYHYKKSKNGEQLAVTLRDIFNEKYGEHQPSRGFEGTVSDRNLYLLRNTTPVSVFIELGNIQNYRDQLRFVIADNRQALANWLYLGLKKDFDRSK is encoded by the coding sequence ATGAAGATAAAAGCTAGACACTCATATATAACATTCCTTTTTCTTTTGGTTCCTTTTTGGTTATTGGCACAGAACACACCAGCAAACAAATCAAGTAAACCACAAAACGGAGAAGGGCTGTATTCTTTTATGATTAGAAACAATCTCTCACCACAGGAAGACTTAGATGAGTTTCTACAATTAAACAAAGGTAAATTCGGATCTAATAACAGCCTTTTGTTACACGAAACATATGTAATTCCTGTAAAACAAACAGATTTATTTGAGCCACTGTTTGGAAAAGATCGTGAGAAATTTCCGGTTGAATCAGACGAAATGAAAGGAGCTGTTTTTTATCTGATCTCGGGTCATGGCGGTCCGGACCCCGGTGCAATAGGACAATACGGCTCTTATGAACTACACGAGGATGAATACGCATACGACATTTCCCTTCGTCTGGCAAAAAAACTGATAGAAAATGGTGCTAAGGTACACATCATTATTCAGGATCCGGATGATGGCATTCGTGACGAGCAGATACTAAAGTACGACAACCACGAAACTTGCATGGGACAGACCATCCCATTGAATCAAATGGATCGGCTGATACAGCGTTCAAAAAAAGTAAATGAGCTTTACAGGAATGATACAGAAAAATATCGAAGAGCCTTAATACTTCATGTCGACAGCCGAAGCAAACGTAAACAAATTGATGTTTTCTTCTATCATTACAAGAAAAGCAAAAACGGCGAACAGCTAGCGGTTACCTTACGCGATATTTTTAATGAAAAATATGGCGAGCATCAACCATCCAGAGGATTTGAAGGCACTGTAAGTGACCGTAATTTATATTTATTACGCAATACAACTCCTGTTTCAGTGTTTATTGAATTGGGTAACATTCAAAATTACCGCGATCAACTTCGGTTTGTTATCGCAGACAATCGTCAGGCTTTGGCAAATTGGTTGTATCTTGGTCTGAAGAAAGACTTCGACAGGAGCAAATAA
- a CDS encoding TldD/PmbA family protein — protein MKATINRRDFIRAGAVTAVGTAILPNLLSGCTNGPSATGNNMTLHDYLEHFGVNQQMIQEIIREGLSKGGDYCDVYFQHTIGNYIGLEDKAVNRAYSDISLGVGIRVLKGDQTGYSFSEEISMDAMKSAARTAANIANTSSIVEPVAFENHKLPNYYIIKTPWEEVSINEKIPYLQKINDKVFAMDNRIIKSNVWFMDETSYVLFANSEGRMTFDYQPMGQISVSCTAEQNGQKEQNSFNLSGRRGIEFFTPDNIDLLASEAVKRTTDLFAAVKPKAGELPVVLAAGSSGILLHEAIGHGMEADFNRKEVSIFSDKIGKKVANDFVTIVDDGTNPNIRGSINVDDEGNDTEKTYLVSNGIMTSYLHDRISAKHYGVKTTGSGRRESFRHMPMPRMRNTYMENGPHKKEEIIESVKYGIYAETFTNGQVMIGAGDFTFYVKSGYLIEDGKLTQPIKDINIIGNGPKVLADIEMVADDFKMAEGGWTCGKNGQGVPVSMGLPTVKVSKITVGGVNA, from the coding sequence ATGAAAGCTACTATTAATCGTCGGGATTTTATCAGGGCCGGTGCTGTTACTGCAGTTGGTACAGCCATCTTGCCAAATTTACTATCGGGCTGCACAAATGGCCCGTCAGCAACAGGAAACAACATGACACTACACGACTATCTTGAACATTTTGGTGTTAATCAGCAAATGATTCAGGAAATTATCAGAGAAGGATTATCAAAAGGAGGAGATTATTGCGATGTATATTTTCAACATACAATAGGCAATTACATCGGATTGGAAGATAAAGCAGTTAACAGAGCCTATTCTGACATTAGCCTGGGAGTTGGTATTAGAGTTCTAAAAGGTGATCAGACAGGATATTCATTTAGCGAAGAAATAAGTATGGATGCGATGAAATCGGCTGCTCGTACGGCTGCCAATATCGCTAATACTTCATCAATAGTTGAACCTGTAGCTTTTGAAAATCACAAACTGCCCAATTACTATATTATTAAAACTCCGTGGGAAGAAGTTTCAATCAATGAAAAAATACCTTATCTGCAAAAGATAAATGATAAAGTCTTCGCCATGGATAACCGCATCATCAAATCAAATGTGTGGTTTATGGATGAAACATCCTATGTTCTTTTCGCCAATTCCGAAGGAAGAATGACATTTGATTACCAGCCCATGGGACAAATTTCGGTAAGTTGCACTGCCGAGCAAAATGGACAAAAAGAGCAAAACAGTTTTAATCTTTCAGGTCGTCGTGGAATCGAATTCTTCACACCGGATAATATAGATTTATTAGCTTCTGAAGCTGTTAAAAGAACAACCGACCTGTTTGCAGCTGTTAAGCCTAAAGCAGGCGAACTTCCTGTGGTTTTGGCAGCAGGTAGTTCGGGCATATTATTGCACGAAGCTATTGGACATGGAATGGAAGCCGATTTCAACCGTAAAGAAGTTTCTATCTTCAGCGACAAAATAGGCAAAAAGGTAGCTAATGATTTTGTTACCATTGTTGATGACGGTACTAACCCCAACATTAGAGGATCCATTAATGTGGATGATGAAGGCAACGATACAGAAAAAACCTATTTGGTATCGAACGGAATCATGACTTCATACCTGCACGACCGCATCAGTGCCAAACATTATGGCGTAAAAACAACCGGAAGCGGCCGTCGCGAATCCTTCCGTCATATGCCAATGCCTCGAATGAGAAACACTTATATGGAGAATGGACCTCATAAAAAAGAGGAGATTATTGAATCAGTTAAATACGGAATCTACGCCGAAACATTTACCAACGGGCAGGTTATGATTGGCGCCGGCGACTTTACTTTCTATGTTAAATCAGGCTATTTGATTGAAGATGGAAAATTAACTCAACCCATTAAGGACATTAATATAATTGGCAACGGACCAAAAGTACTTGCTGACATTGAAATGGTGGCAGATGATTTTAAAATGGCCGAAGGAGGTTGGACATGTGGTAAAAACGGACAAGGAGTGCCTGTTTCGATGGGTTTACCTACCGTTAAAGTCTCAAAAATTACAGTAGGCGGAGTTAACGCCTGA
- a CDS encoding NAD-dependent epimerase/dehydratase family protein — protein MNNSLHTVLGASGGVGQSVLQVLLEKELPARAVSRSMNFKGVELMSADLLKAEEVDRVVAGSAVVYLCVGLEYKTVVWQRNWPVLMDNVIEACAKASAVLIFLDNVYMYGPAPLQGRFDEGYTEHPSTPKGVVRKMIDDKLKAAFLQGKLQGVIARAADFIGPNANNSVFYFSFLERIIKNKAPQSLLPRGPKHTYANTIDLGRALVELALEPETYNAVWHLPVGEPVSVDEMMAIFNDVLGTSYKVSYMPKLLKKIVAAFVPVVKEFDEMIYQFEYDYVMSFEKFKKQFPNFKITPYHEVVKQMIESFR, from the coding sequence ATGAATAATTCATTACACACAGTTTTAGGTGCCTCCGGTGGAGTAGGACAATCTGTTTTACAAGTATTATTAGAAAAAGAATTACCTGCACGTGCCGTTTCCCGATCAATGAACTTTAAAGGAGTTGAGTTGATGAGTGCGGATTTGCTAAAAGCAGAGGAGGTGGATAGGGTGGTGGCTGGATCAGCTGTTGTGTATTTATGTGTGGGCCTGGAGTATAAAACAGTAGTATGGCAGCGCAATTGGCCTGTATTGATGGACAATGTAATTGAGGCTTGTGCAAAAGCGAGTGCGGTACTAATCTTTCTTGATAATGTTTACATGTATGGTCCTGCTCCATTGCAGGGGCGGTTTGATGAAGGTTACACAGAGCATCCTTCAACCCCAAAAGGTGTTGTCAGGAAAATGATAGATGATAAATTAAAAGCTGCTTTTTTACAAGGAAAGTTACAAGGGGTAATTGCCCGTGCGGCTGATTTTATTGGACCCAATGCTAATAACAGTGTGTTTTATTTTTCTTTCCTGGAAAGAATTATTAAGAATAAAGCTCCGCAGTCTTTATTGCCTCGCGGACCCAAACATACTTATGCCAATACAATTGATTTAGGTAGAGCCTTGGTTGAGTTAGCGTTGGAACCTGAAACTTATAATGCGGTTTGGCATTTGCCCGTTGGTGAACCTGTTTCTGTCGATGAAATGATGGCAATTTTTAACGATGTTTTAGGAACTTCTTATAAAGTGTCATATATGCCGAAGTTATTAAAAAAGATTGTGGCTGCCTTTGTACCGGTTGTAAAAGAGTTTGATGAGATGATTTATCAGTTCGAATATGACTATGTTATGTCTTTTGAAAAATTTAAAAAACAATTCCCCAATTTTAAAATCACTCCATATCATGAAGTTGTGAAACAAATGATAGAATCTTTTAGATAA
- a CDS encoding BlaI/MecI/CopY family transcriptional regulator: MTAKRLTKREEDVMKILWEAGKGFVKDLLPKHPEPKPHYNTFSTIIRGLEEKGFVSHNAYGNSHEYFPAISKEDYRKLYIKNMVSDYFESSYKNVVSFFVNEEKLNVDDLKELIELIEKKEK, translated from the coding sequence ATGACAGCGAAACGATTAACAAAACGTGAAGAAGATGTAATGAAGATTTTATGGGAAGCAGGTAAGGGTTTTGTAAAAGATCTGTTGCCAAAGCACCCTGAACCCAAGCCTCATTATAATACGTTTAGTACAATAATAAGAGGATTGGAAGAAAAGGGGTTTGTTTCTCATAATGCCTACGGCAATTCTCACGAATATTTTCCTGCGATAAGCAAAGAAGATTATCGCAAGCTGTATATCAAAAATATGGTATCTGATTATTTTGAATCATCTTATAAAAATGTGGTTTCCTTTTTTGTAAATGAAGAAAAACTCAACGTAGATGATTTAAAAGAACTTATTGAATTAATTGAGAAAAAAGAGAAGTGA